A section of the Estrella lausannensis genome encodes:
- the dnaA gene encoding chromosomal replication initiator protein DnaA — MLALDTKQAWTDFLEFVKKKTTPAAFGNWLAPIVFVDGSEEEVQLEVPNIFVQEYLLSNYKEELISFLPVRENGEPAIRFVIAKTVKTEEKAPTPAPIAYTVKAPSPFEVDLNPQYRFESFIEGAANQFVKSAAMGVAMRPGQSYNPLFIHGGVGLGKTHILHSIGHHIKEGSKKLKVQCITTEQFINDLVDSLRNKSVDKMKRFYRQDVDVLLVDDIQFLQNRLNFEEEFCNTFEALINQKKQIVITSDKPPAQLKLSERMVARMEWGLVAHMGVPELETRVAILQSKAEKKGLCIPSKIAFYIAEHIYNNVRQLEGAINRLSAQSRLMNLAITEEMVEHALKEMFQLNPQRKVSVEQILKAVAMVFEVKISDLRGAIRTKEVALPRQVAMYLACKLINDSLQMIGAAFGKTHSTLLHARKTIEKKIAEDELLRRQVGIVERNINLD; from the coding sequence ATGCTCGCTTTAGACACGAAACAAGCTTGGACCGATTTTCTCGAGTTTGTGAAGAAAAAAACGACACCAGCTGCTTTCGGCAACTGGCTTGCACCTATCGTCTTTGTGGATGGCTCTGAAGAGGAAGTGCAGCTTGAAGTTCCCAACATCTTTGTCCAGGAGTACCTTCTCTCCAACTACAAAGAGGAACTCATCTCCTTTCTGCCAGTCAGGGAAAACGGCGAACCGGCAATCCGCTTTGTCATCGCCAAGACTGTAAAAACGGAAGAAAAAGCACCGACTCCCGCGCCCATAGCCTACACCGTCAAAGCGCCATCACCCTTTGAAGTGGATTTAAATCCACAATACCGGTTTGAGAGTTTTATCGAAGGAGCTGCCAATCAATTTGTCAAATCGGCGGCGATGGGCGTTGCCATGCGCCCGGGACAATCCTACAACCCTTTATTCATCCACGGCGGCGTCGGCCTTGGTAAAACGCACATCCTCCACAGCATCGGCCACCACATCAAAGAGGGCTCCAAAAAGCTGAAAGTGCAATGCATCACCACTGAGCAATTCATCAATGACCTGGTAGACAGCCTCCGCAATAAATCGGTAGACAAAATGAAACGCTTCTACCGCCAAGACGTCGATGTTCTCTTGGTCGACGATATCCAGTTTCTGCAAAACAGGCTGAACTTCGAAGAGGAGTTTTGCAACACCTTCGAGGCGCTCATCAACCAAAAAAAGCAGATTGTCATCACAAGCGATAAACCGCCGGCACAGCTAAAACTCTCAGAGCGAATGGTTGCCAGGATGGAGTGGGGTCTTGTGGCCCATATGGGAGTTCCCGAGTTGGAAACCCGCGTCGCCATCTTGCAGTCCAAGGCCGAAAAAAAAGGTCTCTGCATCCCCAGCAAAATCGCCTTCTATATCGCCGAGCACATCTACAACAACGTCCGACAGCTCGAAGGAGCGATCAACCGCTTGAGCGCGCAAAGCAGGCTGATGAACCTTGCCATCACGGAAGAGATGGTAGAGCACGCCTTGAAAGAGATGTTCCAGCTCAACCCGCAAAGGAAAGTCTCGGTCGAACAGATCTTGAAAGCCGTCGCGATGGTTTTTGAAGTTAAAATCAGCGATCTTAGAGGAGCTATCCGCACAAAAGAGGTCGCCCTCCCCAGACAGGTAGCCATGTATCTTGCCTGTAAACTCATCAATGATTCCCTCCAGATGATCGGTGCAGCCTTTGGAAAGACCCACTCCACTCTGCTGCATGCCAGAAAGACCATTGAAAAAAAGATCGCCGAAGACGAGCTTTTAAGACGCCAGGTCGGCATCGTCGAGCGAAACATCAATTTAGACTAA
- a CDS encoding tetratricopeptide repeat protein: protein MKETATIFTDYLKKTQQLGLNSNPEFVVGYIQNQLDLPQDPFFELLLQGDLAFYTNDYKSALKYYLQVKDITDAPFFCHRASAMLSSELGQKTKALVFANKALKLHPEDPCTLKILEELLKNFDEEKAQQVRDLHDKIRSCKDLESLPLLFSDIRSLAEQNLKELMSAPEKETEELFALGAPSKDKEHKNRTLEDGELTFKSLDSPIAKDMLKEFLTESTLKHRPPPPESLELSRITAMLEEHATSSKLQHPKYSDGLTGRSLESGMILKLEEYSRRYQKLLEDYLEEVSSREKCQDNCLFAFNTWSKDIKDLPIPGHLDPRKSISDGIFLRFKGKGIAINPGRHFLAELHSRSFSLLDINYVIVTHSKREALQDIAHIYDLTSQLNRLLGKPHVIHYYFNRATYQEMIQILKPRYRQEKSSLHCLELYLDTPDVERIELQEGITLGYFLTAQTFNPFSPVESLNLGLKLELQDNNLTRTIAYVSSTHWTPLLGHHIGSVDLLLSGFGTTQPSDLKKERYLDDCLGYYGTLSLLQEAPPTLALLTEFNKTVAGARLEIVKKIREDISTESSETTVLPADPGLNIDLEKMLIQCSITKEWIAPHLAKIVQASDPLGNLQYLSPSSYI from the coding sequence ATGAAAGAGACAGCAACCATCTTCACGGACTACTTAAAGAAAACGCAGCAGCTTGGTTTGAACAGCAATCCCGAGTTCGTCGTCGGGTATATTCAAAACCAACTCGATCTGCCTCAGGATCCGTTCTTCGAATTGCTTTTGCAAGGCGATTTGGCTTTCTATACAAACGACTATAAAAGCGCCCTGAAATATTATCTCCAGGTCAAAGACATTACCGACGCTCCTTTTTTCTGCCACAGGGCATCGGCGATGCTTTCAAGCGAGCTCGGACAAAAGACGAAGGCGCTCGTCTTTGCAAACAAAGCACTCAAACTCCATCCCGAAGATCCCTGCACTCTCAAGATACTGGAAGAGTTGCTCAAAAATTTCGATGAAGAAAAAGCACAGCAAGTCCGAGATCTCCACGACAAAATCCGCTCCTGCAAAGATCTCGAAAGCCTCCCCCTTCTGTTTTCCGATATCAGAAGCCTCGCCGAACAAAACCTCAAGGAACTGATGTCCGCACCGGAAAAAGAGACCGAAGAGCTGTTTGCCCTAGGCGCTCCATCTAAGGACAAAGAGCATAAAAATCGAACTCTGGAAGATGGAGAGCTAACTTTCAAAAGTTTAGACTCCCCGATCGCAAAGGACATGTTAAAAGAATTTCTGACGGAATCGACCCTAAAACACCGCCCGCCTCCGCCAGAATCGCTGGAACTGTCCAGAATCACCGCCATGCTGGAAGAGCACGCCACCAGCTCTAAACTGCAACACCCAAAATACTCTGACGGCCTGACAGGCAGATCTTTAGAATCCGGCATGATCTTAAAACTCGAAGAATACTCCAGACGCTACCAGAAACTGCTCGAAGATTATCTCGAAGAGGTTTCCTCCAGGGAAAAATGCCAGGATAACTGCCTCTTTGCCTTCAACACGTGGAGCAAAGACATCAAAGACCTTCCGATTCCCGGTCATCTCGATCCAAGAAAAAGTATCAGCGACGGCATTTTCCTACGCTTCAAAGGGAAAGGGATCGCCATCAACCCCGGCAGGCACTTTCTTGCAGAGCTACATAGCAGAAGCTTTTCCCTGCTAGACATTAACTACGTGATCGTCACCCACTCAAAGCGGGAAGCGCTTCAGGACATTGCCCATATTTACGATTTAACCTCCCAGCTTAACCGTTTGCTTGGCAAACCTCACGTCATTCACTACTACTTCAATCGCGCGACCTACCAAGAGATGATCCAAATCTTAAAGCCCAGGTACCGGCAAGAGAAAAGCAGCCTGCACTGTCTTGAACTTTACCTCGATACACCCGATGTGGAGCGCATCGAGCTGCAAGAGGGCATCACCCTCGGTTACTTCCTGACCGCGCAGACATTCAACCCCTTCAGCCCCGTCGAATCCCTCAATTTAGGGCTGAAACTTGAGCTGCAAGACAATAACCTAACCCGCACCATCGCCTATGTCAGCTCTACACACTGGACACCTCTCCTCGGACACCATATCGGCTCTGTGGACCTCCTACTCTCCGGATTTGGCACAACCCAGCCGTCAGATCTCAAAAAGGAGCGCTATCTGGATGATTGCTTAGGTTACTACGGAACCTTGTCGCTTCTTCAAGAGGCCCCCCCGACACTCGCCCTCCTGACCGAGTTCAACAAAACCGTTGCCGGAGCCCGCTTGGAAATTGTCAAAAAAATCCGAGAGGACATCTCGACCGAGAGTTCCGAAACCACGGTCCTGCCCGCCGACCCCGGGCTGAATATTGACTTGGAAAAGATGCTGATCCAATGTAGCATTACCAAAGAGTGGATTGCCCCGCACCTTGCCAAGATCGTTCAGGCAAGCGATCCTCTCGGTAACTTGCAATATCTCTCTCCCTCAAGCTACATTTAA
- a CDS encoding DegT/DnrJ/EryC1/StrS family aminotransferase has product MSQLKYPYAKQSINDLDEKAVLEALKSPALTRGDFASSFEREVADFCGARFAVSFNSGSTALSAAFFAAEASPYDRVLTTPNTFVATLSGACQKGAAPVFIDIDRKSGNIDVEKLSYNLQTLSTRGKNIIVPVHFAGIPVDMQLLESHIKDLNTVVIEDAAHAIGSKYKDGTRVGSCDYSHITCFSFHPAKTITTAEGGMCTTNDESLYQKLLYYRNNGIEREPALFKEEERGPWVYEVNYLTGNYFMNELQAALGRSQFSRIEGFISKRKELVKRYRENLSGVEHLTFFEPEEGVDVAWHLFVCQIDFAALQKERAQVMEELRELGIGTQVHYIPLYRHPFFRKGARDIREYFPETEMYYRQALTLPLYYDLTVGEVDEISSALLNVIRSGKPT; this is encoded by the coding sequence ATGAGCCAGTTAAAATACCCTTACGCAAAACAGTCCATCAATGATCTTGATGAGAAAGCTGTTTTGGAAGCCTTGAAAAGCCCGGCCCTAACTCGCGGCGATTTTGCCTCTTCCTTTGAACGGGAGGTAGCGGACTTTTGCGGGGCGCGCTTCGCTGTCTCTTTTAATAGTGGTTCGACAGCCCTTTCCGCGGCATTTTTTGCCGCAGAGGCAAGTCCGTACGATAGGGTGCTTACAACTCCCAACACATTCGTCGCTACCCTTTCAGGGGCATGTCAAAAAGGGGCAGCACCGGTTTTTATCGACATCGACCGCAAAAGCGGGAATATCGATGTGGAGAAGTTAAGCTACAACCTGCAAACTCTCTCCACGCGGGGCAAAAACATTATCGTGCCGGTTCACTTTGCGGGCATCCCGGTCGACATGCAACTGCTCGAATCTCACATCAAGGATTTGAATACCGTTGTGATTGAGGACGCGGCTCATGCCATTGGCTCTAAGTACAAGGACGGCACGCGGGTTGGATCTTGCGATTATAGCCACATTACCTGCTTCAGCTTTCATCCGGCGAAAACGATCACGACAGCCGAAGGAGGAATGTGCACTACCAACGATGAATCCCTCTATCAAAAACTTCTCTATTACCGCAATAATGGGATTGAAAGGGAGCCCGCCCTTTTCAAAGAGGAGGAGAGAGGGCCTTGGGTTTACGAAGTCAATTACCTCACCGGAAACTATTTCATGAATGAGCTGCAGGCAGCTCTGGGACGCAGCCAGTTTTCACGCATTGAGGGTTTCATCTCCAAGCGTAAGGAGCTCGTGAAAAGATACCGTGAGAATTTGTCCGGGGTGGAGCACCTGACCTTTTTCGAACCCGAAGAAGGGGTCGATGTGGCGTGGCACCTCTTCGTTTGCCAGATCGATTTTGCGGCTCTGCAAAAAGAGCGGGCGCAGGTGATGGAAGAGTTGCGGGAGTTGGGGATCGGAACGCAGGTTCACTATATTCCTCTTTACAGGCATCCCTTTTTCCGCAAAGGGGCCAGGGATATCAGGGAGTATTTCCCGGAAACGGAAATGTATTACCGTCAAGCACTTACACTTCCGCTTTATTATGATCTCACGGTGGGGGAAGTCGATGAGATTTCGAGCGCCTTGCTCAACGTGATCAGGTCGGGGAAGCCAACCTAA
- a CDS encoding tetratricopeptide repeat protein, translating into MAKIDWRAKLGWGEDQVDDIRMAGYAYIRQGKYDIALPLFEALVILEPDNPYNPQTLGAIYLQMGKAVEAIKALDTALKLEADHAPTLLNLTKALFMLGRREEGLKLANILKNERELQIANAAKALILAYQI; encoded by the coding sequence ATGGCAAAAATCGACTGGCGGGCAAAATTAGGCTGGGGAGAGGACCAGGTGGATGATATCCGCATGGCCGGCTACGCCTACATCAGACAAGGTAAGTACGACATCGCCCTCCCCCTCTTTGAAGCGCTAGTCATTTTAGAACCGGACAATCCCTACAACCCTCAAACTCTGGGAGCTATCTACCTCCAGATGGGTAAAGCTGTTGAAGCGATCAAAGCACTCGATACAGCGCTCAAGCTAGAAGCCGATCACGCCCCCACCCTGCTTAATCTCACCAAAGCGCTCTTCATGCTTGGAAGGAGAGAAGAGGGTCTCAAACTAGCCAATATTTTAAAGAATGAAAGAGAATTACAGATCGCCAACGCGGCTAAAGCGCTGATCTTGGCCTACCAGATCTAA
- a CDS encoding DUF5399 family protein — translation MATIDNLDLNIYQMYAMRTKMIEQINQQLRLDQAASIPPQTQVFDIYPKLTELDLLLGIIPLGTPWAYFYPPKKFMDLRRSPFAFYRIAPTLGTLDDQESLEEEIRETEVDSPEDSRKKEKILACLKEIKKLNSWLGFIIGRVGQFLQG, via the coding sequence ATGGCAACAATTGACAATCTAGACCTCAATATCTACCAGATGTACGCGATGCGTACTAAGATGATCGAGCAGATCAATCAACAGCTCAGGCTCGATCAAGCTGCCAGCATTCCACCACAGACGCAAGTCTTTGACATCTACCCCAAACTCACCGAACTTGACCTCCTGCTGGGTATTATTCCTCTAGGCACCCCTTGGGCCTATTTTTACCCACCCAAAAAATTCATGGATTTAAGGCGCTCCCCATTTGCCTTCTATCGCATCGCTCCAACTCTTGGCACCTTAGATGATCAAGAGAGCCTCGAAGAGGAAATCAGAGAGACTGAAGTGGACTCTCCGGAGGACAGCCGTAAAAAAGAGAAGATTCTTGCTTGCTTAAAAGAAATTAAAAAGCTTAATTCTTGGTTAGGATTCATCATCGGCAGAGTGGGTCAGTTTCTCCAAGGATAA
- the rsmH gene encoding 16S rRNA (cytosine(1402)-N(4))-methyltransferase RsmH, translated as MDYPHISVLKEEVLESFKPMQIHRFIDGTLGAGGHAEAILKSHPEIEQLVGIDRDQSALKIASARLMPFSGKTRFLHAQFSNALGALLKEGEGVYDGILLDLGVSSMQLDEEERGFSFREEGPLDMRMDKSNPLTAGIIVNTYPEEELGWIFREWGEEKMWRKAAQAIVKARLQSPLNTTKELADLMQESIRSRKPQIHAATLVFQALRIAVNDELKAIDEALPIALKLLKKGGRLAVISFHSLEDRIVKRFFQKESLDKESTSGIGGLFIDREPSLKTLTRKPLEATDREVADNPRSRSAKLRVAEKL; from the coding sequence ATGGATTATCCCCACATTTCTGTCCTGAAAGAGGAAGTTCTCGAATCTTTCAAACCCATGCAGATTCATCGATTCATTGACGGAACGTTAGGTGCTGGAGGCCATGCGGAGGCCATTCTTAAAAGCCATCCTGAAATTGAACAACTTGTAGGAATAGACCGGGATCAAAGCGCTTTGAAGATAGCATCTGCAAGACTTATGCCCTTCAGCGGGAAGACGCGGTTTCTGCATGCGCAGTTCTCCAACGCCTTGGGAGCGCTTCTGAAAGAAGGAGAGGGTGTCTACGATGGAATCTTGCTGGATCTCGGAGTATCCTCCATGCAACTTGACGAAGAGGAGAGGGGTTTTAGTTTCCGCGAGGAGGGTCCTCTTGATATGCGGATGGATAAATCCAATCCGCTGACAGCCGGTATCATCGTCAACACATATCCAGAAGAGGAATTGGGGTGGATATTCCGTGAATGGGGAGAGGAGAAGATGTGGAGAAAAGCAGCTCAGGCAATAGTAAAGGCCAGGTTGCAATCTCCTCTCAACACTACAAAGGAGCTTGCAGATCTTATGCAGGAATCTATCCGTTCGAGAAAGCCGCAAATCCACGCTGCCACTTTAGTTTTCCAGGCACTCAGGATTGCTGTCAATGACGAGCTGAAGGCAATTGATGAGGCGCTGCCTATCGCTTTAAAACTCTTGAAAAAGGGCGGAAGGCTTGCGGTGATCTCCTTCCATTCCCTGGAAGATCGGATCGTGAAGAGATTTTTCCAAAAGGAGAGCCTCGATAAAGAGAGCACATCCGGTATTGGCGGACTGTTTATCGACAGGGAGCCGTCATTGAAAACCCTGACAAGAAAACCTCTGGAGGCGACCGACAGGGAAGTGGCGGACAACCCACGCAGCAGGAGCGCCAAGCTGAGGGTGGCTGAAAAACTATGA
- a CDS encoding peptidoglycan D,D-transpeptidase FtsI family protein yields MSKKSKEPVTFLERRRLALLAMALVGLFALLLTQFYRLQIIQGDYWEKRGERQHFFIVTEPFLRGRFFSNPTVKRGHPESPKAFVADIRMFHLFADPLSIEEKNHVKIVEALNEILSLNGPEMEKLADQLLAKSRSRTLAMWLPKEKKDEIEKWWRPFAKKNKIPSNALFFVTDYKRSYPFGKMLGQVLHTIQERKDETTKQAVPTGGLELCLNSYLKGCQGKRIMMRSPRHSFEMGEVVKPPIHGADVFLTINHCLQAICEEEIEAGVKACGAKYGWAAMMEPRTGEVLAIAQYPFFYPDDYSRFFKDSSIAETTKVKPLTDAQEPGSVMKPVTCAIALMANEEMKKRGEPPLFTPEEMIATASGAFPGRSKPIKDTKSHKLMNMDMALQKSSNIYMGRIIHRVILKLGDQWYRKALADSFGFGRRTFLELPAESPGVLPTPGKMHPNGKLEWSVPTPFSLAIGHNLQVNSFQLLRAISVFANRGFLVEPTLIRKIVRTNPDGSEELILDNTDPERISKFKRVISKEIAERVVRGMKFVTKPGGGGFRGEVYGYTEAGKTGTANKIVGGQYSKKNYISTFIGFTPVVKPAFVLLVTMDEPDITYKPGVGHTYYSGICTAPVFSKIATRALEYMGVEPDDPYGYPPKDPRYDEKKADWIGETKKLQEISQKWNN; encoded by the coding sequence GTGAGTAAGAAAAGTAAAGAGCCGGTAACGTTTTTGGAGCGAAGGCGCCTTGCGCTTCTCGCGATGGCTTTGGTCGGACTCTTTGCGCTTTTGCTCACGCAATTTTATCGTTTGCAGATCATTCAGGGTGACTATTGGGAGAAACGGGGGGAGCGCCAGCATTTTTTTATCGTCACCGAGCCCTTCTTGAGGGGGCGTTTTTTTTCCAATCCTACGGTCAAAAGAGGCCATCCTGAATCGCCTAAGGCCTTTGTTGCCGATATCCGGATGTTCCATCTGTTTGCCGATCCCCTTTCCATCGAGGAGAAAAATCACGTCAAAATAGTTGAGGCGTTAAATGAGATCCTCTCTTTAAATGGACCCGAGATGGAGAAATTGGCCGACCAGCTGCTTGCGAAAAGCAGAAGCCGCACTCTGGCGATGTGGCTTCCCAAGGAGAAAAAAGACGAGATCGAGAAGTGGTGGCGGCCGTTTGCGAAAAAAAACAAGATTCCCTCCAACGCTCTTTTCTTTGTGACCGACTATAAACGCTCCTATCCTTTCGGAAAAATGTTGGGTCAGGTTCTGCACACCATTCAGGAGAGAAAGGACGAAACGACCAAGCAGGCAGTCCCGACAGGGGGGCTTGAACTTTGTTTAAACTCTTACCTGAAGGGGTGTCAGGGCAAGAGAATTATGATGCGCTCACCCAGGCACTCCTTTGAGATGGGCGAAGTGGTTAAACCTCCGATCCACGGCGCCGATGTCTTTTTGACCATCAACCACTGCCTCCAGGCCATCTGTGAAGAGGAGATCGAAGCCGGGGTTAAGGCGTGCGGAGCTAAATATGGCTGGGCGGCGATGATGGAGCCGCGTACCGGAGAGGTGCTGGCTATCGCTCAATATCCTTTTTTCTATCCTGACGACTACTCCCGTTTTTTTAAGGATTCCTCGATCGCAGAGACTACCAAAGTGAAACCTCTCACGGATGCCCAAGAACCTGGTTCTGTGATGAAGCCGGTCACCTGCGCGATTGCCCTCATGGCCAATGAGGAGATGAAAAAAAGAGGGGAGCCGCCTCTTTTCACACCTGAGGAGATGATCGCGACTGCCAGTGGAGCCTTCCCCGGAAGAAGCAAGCCGATTAAAGATACCAAGTCCCATAAACTGATGAATATGGATATGGCTTTGCAAAAGTCCTCTAACATCTATATGGGAAGAATTATTCACCGGGTGATTCTTAAGCTCGGAGACCAGTGGTATAGAAAAGCTCTCGCTGATTCATTTGGCTTTGGCAGAAGGACTTTCCTGGAGCTTCCTGCCGAAAGTCCGGGAGTTTTGCCCACCCCCGGTAAAATGCACCCGAACGGCAAGCTTGAGTGGTCTGTACCCACGCCCTTTTCTTTGGCAATCGGACATAACTTGCAGGTCAACAGCTTTCAACTTCTGCGGGCGATCTCGGTCTTTGCCAATCGTGGATTCTTAGTCGAACCTACCTTGATCAGAAAAATTGTCAGGACAAATCCCGATGGAAGTGAAGAGTTGATCTTGGATAATACCGATCCTGAGAGGATATCGAAATTTAAACGTGTTATTTCCAAGGAGATAGCTGAAAGAGTGGTCCGCGGGATGAAATTTGTCACTAAGCCCGGAGGAGGCGGATTTCGCGGGGAAGTCTATGGGTACACCGAAGCCGGTAAGACCGGAACAGCCAACAAAATTGTAGGCGGACAGTATTCGAAGAAGAATTATATCTCCACTTTCATTGGGTTCACTCCCGTTGTCAAGCCTGCTTTTGTCTTATTGGTCACAATGGACGAGCCTGATATTACTTATAAACCGGGAGTGGGCCACACCTATTATTCGGGTATCTGCACAGCTCCGGTGTTCAGCAAAATAGCCACACGGGCGCTTGAGTATATGGGTGTGGAGCCAGATGACCCTTACGGCTATCCTCCGAAAGACCCAAGGTATGATGAGAAGAAAGCCGATTGGATAGGCGAAACCAAAAAGTTGCAAGAAATCAGCCAAAAGTGGAATAACTGA
- a CDS encoding UDP-N-acetylmuramoyl-L-alanyl-D-glutamate--2,6-diaminopimelate ligase, which produces MKLKKLLKDIKGIEIRGPKEIEISGVCANSKYVAPGNLFIARRGKDHDGGDFIPEAIASGAKAVLTDLYDPAYKEIAQIVCHDVKKVEAELAAAYYELPSDKLYMVGITGTSGKTTVSYLVKHLLEKLDGPAGLMGTIEYQIGEMRYPATHTTPDVTRVHKLLKEMVDLKMRSCVMEVTSHALDQGRVEGVNFDTAVFTNLSPEHLDYHPDMEAYAKAKERLFHMLSQKQSKEKASFGKSAIINADSPWSSHMLERYRGQVLTYGVENHADVRAAGINYFPGKTEFKAVFRGISCPVFLPFSGKFNVYNFLAALSVGLSRGFSLESSVRVLENPPKIPGRLEYIDNKLGIVCLVDYAHKPDALENVLKTLSDIKTGKVITVFGCGGGGGGHKRPLMARAAEMYSDKVVVTTDNPRSEDPLAIIEAIKRGFSGKRPVAVEPDRKKAIAHAIEEAKEGDIVLIAGKGHEASQIFHNKTVPFDDRKEAKECLDLKESVRCR; this is translated from the coding sequence ATGAAGCTGAAAAAACTTCTCAAAGATATTAAAGGGATCGAGATCCGGGGCCCTAAAGAAATCGAGATTTCTGGCGTTTGCGCCAACTCCAAATATGTTGCGCCGGGCAACCTCTTCATCGCAAGGAGAGGCAAAGACCATGACGGCGGAGACTTTATTCCCGAAGCGATCGCCTCCGGTGCCAAAGCGGTACTGACCGATCTTTATGATCCTGCCTATAAAGAGATAGCGCAGATTGTGTGTCACGATGTGAAGAAGGTAGAGGCAGAGCTGGCAGCGGCGTATTATGAGCTACCCTCCGATAAGCTCTATATGGTCGGCATCACGGGCACTTCGGGGAAAACAACCGTTTCTTATCTAGTCAAACATCTCCTGGAGAAACTCGACGGCCCCGCGGGATTGATGGGAACTATCGAATATCAGATCGGGGAGATGCGCTATCCGGCGACGCACACAACGCCTGACGTGACACGAGTGCACAAGCTTCTAAAAGAGATGGTCGATCTCAAAATGCGCTCCTGTGTGATGGAAGTGACGTCGCACGCACTCGACCAAGGCCGCGTCGAGGGGGTTAATTTTGATACGGCGGTCTTCACTAACTTAAGCCCCGAGCACCTCGACTACCATCCCGACATGGAAGCTTATGCCAAGGCAAAAGAGCGGCTGTTTCATATGCTCTCTCAAAAGCAGTCTAAAGAAAAGGCGTCGTTCGGCAAGAGTGCCATCATCAATGCCGACAGTCCCTGGTCATCGCATATGCTAGAGCGTTACCGCGGGCAAGTGCTAACGTATGGAGTTGAAAACCATGCCGATGTGCGTGCAGCAGGAATCAATTATTTCCCCGGGAAGACAGAGTTCAAGGCTGTTTTCCGGGGAATTTCCTGCCCTGTCTTCCTTCCCTTCAGTGGTAAGTTCAACGTCTATAATTTCCTGGCGGCCCTCTCTGTAGGACTCTCAAGAGGGTTTTCCCTTGAAAGCAGCGTCAGGGTCTTGGAGAACCCTCCAAAAATTCCCGGCAGGCTGGAGTATATCGATAACAAGCTGGGTATCGTGTGCCTTGTCGACTACGCTCACAAGCCCGATGCCCTGGAAAACGTCCTTAAAACCTTAAGCGACATCAAGACGGGTAAGGTGATCACAGTCTTTGGCTGCGGCGGGGGGGGGGGGGGGCACAAGCGGCCGCTCATGGCCCGAGCTGCCGAGATGTATAGTGACAAAGTGGTCGTCACCACCGACAACCCGCGCTCTGAGGATCCATTGGCAATTATTGAAGCGATCAAAAGAGGATTTTCCGGCAAGAGGCCTGTTGCCGTCGAGCCTGACAGAAAAAAAGCCATCGCTCACGCGATTGAAGAAGCAAAAGAAGGGGATATTGTTTTGATAGCCGGCAAAGGACATGAAGCTTCTCAGATATTCCACAATAAAACAGTCCCTTTCGATGACCGCAAGGAAGCCAAAGAGTGCCTCGATCTCAAAGAGAGCGTGAGATGCCGTTAA
- a CDS encoding N-acetylmuramoyl-L-alanine amidase family protein, with translation MPLINWGRRLPFQQCSHRLLFVVLILFLASSCGKTPQYRYYEEEPTPPHKKQIAAVPPKKEIALAAPAPIAVLPKKIEATGPLIVIDPGHGGKDNGTQSLKTPKYYEKNLTLSTSIALNEYLKLLGFKTVMTRDKDEFIELKDRASFANEKSPLLFVSVHFNSAPSKAAEGVEVYYYKSDTEKLRTDKSKVLASKVLDGVLAYTKAKSRGVKHGNYLVIRETNVPAIIVEGGFMTNDDEMQKIRDGSYLKKLAWGIAQGIKKFAAQ, from the coding sequence ATGCCGTTAATCAACTGGGGAAGGCGCCTTCCCTTTCAACAGTGTTCTCATCGCCTTCTTTTCGTGGTGCTGATCCTTTTCTTAGCTTCATCGTGCGGGAAAACGCCCCAATACCGTTACTATGAGGAAGAACCCACCCCCCCTCACAAAAAGCAGATCGCCGCGGTCCCCCCGAAAAAGGAGATTGCGCTGGCCGCTCCCGCGCCGATTGCAGTCCTTCCCAAAAAAATTGAGGCGACAGGCCCTCTGATCGTGATTGACCCGGGACACGGGGGAAAAGATAACGGCACCCAGTCACTTAAAACGCCGAAATATTACGAGAAAAACCTGACGCTCTCCACCTCGATCGCTTTGAATGAGTATTTAAAGCTGCTCGGATTTAAAACGGTGATGACCCGGGACAAAGACGAGTTTATCGAGCTTAAAGACCGCGCCTCCTTTGCCAATGAAAAAAGCCCGCTTCTGTTTGTTAGCGTTCATTTTAACTCCGCACCGAGCAAGGCAGCCGAAGGGGTTGAGGTATACTATTACAAATCCGATACGGAAAAACTGAGAACCGATAAATCGAAGGTGCTCGCTTCTAAGGTTTTAGATGGGGTTCTTGCCTATACCAAGGCCAAGTCGCGCGGTGTCAAGCATGGCAACTACTTAGTGATCCGCGAGACGAATGTGCCCGCCATCATTGTGGAAGGGGGCTTTATGACTAATGACGATGAGATGCAGAAGATCCGGGACGGCTCCTACCTGAAGAAGTTGGCATGGGGCATCGCGCAAGGGATCAAGAAGTTTGCCGCCCAGTAA